Proteins encoded in a region of the Cytobacillus luteolus genome:
- the purE gene encoding 5-(carboxyamino)imidazole ribonucleotide mutase: MKPLVGVIMGSTSDWDTMKLACDILEELEIPYEKKVVSAHRTPDLMFQYAETAQERGIKVIIAGAGGAAHLPGMVAAKTVLPVIGVPVQSKALNGLDSLLSIVQMPGGVPVATVAIGNAGATNAGLLAASILGTQFPEYNQALVNRRESTRLKVVESSDQLD, encoded by the coding sequence ATGAAGCCACTTGTTGGGGTAATAATGGGGAGTACGTCAGATTGGGATACAATGAAGCTTGCCTGTGACATTTTAGAAGAGTTAGAAATTCCTTATGAGAAGAAAGTAGTTTCTGCTCACCGCACTCCTGATTTAATGTTTCAGTATGCAGAAACAGCACAAGAGCGCGGGATTAAAGTGATTATTGCAGGGGCTGGTGGAGCAGCTCACTTACCTGGGATGGTTGCAGCAAAAACTGTATTACCGGTTATCGGGGTTCCAGTACAATCAAAGGCTCTAAATGGTCTAGATTCATTATTATCAATTGTTCAAATGCCAGGTGGTGTTCCGGTTGCGACAGTGGCGATTGGAAATGCGGGAGCAACCAATGCAGGGCTATTAGCAGCTTCGATTTTAGGAACACAGTTTCCAGAATACAATCAAGCCTTGGTGAACCGAAGAGAAAGTACTCGCCTAAAGGTAGTAGAAAGTAGTGATCAGCTTGATTAG
- a CDS encoding NETI motif-containing protein produces the protein MKKQAKKRYEVADNESIDQCLERMQKDGYMPVRRMEEPIFEEVIVNGQTEVQPCGRKIIFEGKLL, from the coding sequence GTGAAAAAACAAGCTAAGAAAAGATATGAAGTTGCAGATAATGAATCAATTGACCAATGCCTAGAGCGTATGCAAAAGGATGGATATATGCCAGTACGCAGAATGGAAGAACCGATATTTGAAGAAGTGATTGTAAATGGACAAACTGAAGTTCAACCATGCGGAAGAAAGATTATATTCGAAGGAAAGTTACTGTAA
- a CDS encoding DUF2179 domain-containing protein, producing MVIIILLINIVYVSFFTIRMILTLKGQRYLAALISTIEVVIYVVGLGLVLDNLNQIHNLVAYAVGYGIGVIVGMKIEEKLALGYITVNVITAEDDRDLPRMLREKGYGVTNWLAQGLEGNRQSMQILTPRKYELKLYQTIKEIDPKAFIIAYEPKTIHGGFWVKAVKKGKLNE from the coding sequence ATGGTAATCATTATTTTACTTATTAACATTGTGTATGTTTCTTTTTTTACAATAAGAATGATACTAACATTAAAGGGACAGCGTTATTTAGCTGCTTTAATAAGTACAATAGAAGTCGTAATATATGTAGTAGGTCTTGGTTTGGTTCTAGATAACTTGAATCAAATTCACAATTTAGTTGCGTATGCAGTTGGGTATGGAATTGGTGTTATTGTTGGAATGAAGATTGAAGAGAAATTGGCTCTAGGGTATATAACAGTAAATGTAATTACCGCGGAAGATGATAGGGATTTGCCAAGGATGCTTCGTGAAAAGGGATATGGTGTTACGAATTGGTTAGCCCAAGGCCTTGAAGGCAATCGCCAATCGATGCAGATTTTAACACCAAGGAAATATGAATTAAAATTGTATCAGACGATTAAAGAAATTGATCCAAAGGCATTTATTATTGCATATGAACCTAAAACGATACATGGTGGGTTTTGGGTAAAGGCTGTAAAGAAAGGAAAGTTAAATGAGTGA
- a CDS encoding Hsp20/alpha crystallin family protein: protein MNINQFKGMNDWMKQMDQFFGKDFLGGFEPMLRASQTQVNLYKTENELLVVISLPGLENVDEVDVYANHQKLEIKGRINLKFKGFELIEENIFQGHFERTVDLPYPVRDDRVDASYHNGLLIIHLHRLIQSEASRKKIAVRKIEE, encoded by the coding sequence ATGAACATTAATCAATTTAAAGGAATGAATGACTGGATGAAACAGATGGACCAGTTCTTTGGAAAGGACTTTTTAGGGGGATTTGAACCAATGCTCCGAGCCAGCCAAACACAGGTTAATCTGTATAAAACAGAAAATGAGCTTTTAGTAGTTATAAGTTTACCTGGATTGGAAAATGTAGATGAGGTAGATGTTTATGCAAACCATCAGAAGCTAGAAATCAAAGGTAGGATTAATTTAAAGTTTAAGGGATTTGAACTTATTGAAGAAAATATCTTTCAAGGACATTTCGAGCGAACGGTTGACCTGCCTTATCCAGTAAGAGATGATCGTGTTGACGCTTCATATCATAATGGACTTTTAATCATCCACTTACATCGCCTCATACAATCTGAAGCATCCCGCAAGAAAATTGCGGTACGAAAGATTGAGGAGTAG